One genomic segment of Bacteroidota bacterium includes these proteins:
- a CDS encoding DNA mismatch repair protein MutS, giving the protein MSKKRSEGEHQFITLLGKYRKAGYTSETEESMRNGRRVIAIYVEYKRIIPGIIHDTSTTGKTVYLEAEQLIPINNAITGLEEEERHEIQRILKSLTKELQGYRYRINEYYNILLQFDFIQAKARYATDINASLPVIVNDPQIDVKQAVHPLLYWQNKKIKKQTIPFSLYLKNKNRILVISGPNAGGKTVCMKTVALLQLMLQSGFLVSCEPESTFGIFSKLMIDIGDSQSIEYELSTYSSRLQKMRDFLQYADAGSLFIIDELGTGTDPQLGGALAEAILEKLNEYKCIGIVTTHFLNLKILADKTEGLINGNMLFDPEKLEPRYKLTVGKPGSSYTFLVAERSGLDKIIIENARKKIPKQNVLLENMLREVEEQKNYVDRKAKEISDAEKALDELLEKYNKLLEQGETGRKQFEQRIKEAELTLVKKFDALIVKFVNEWKSTKDKKAVLQKYQRLFGQQKTEIKKTETKAEAVLNKKYLDMLKPGLRVLLKGGRVAGTIESMEGNKVVVIFNGFKTSCLAQNLVPETEVNVSGKGKN; this is encoded by the coding sequence TTGTCTAAAAAGCGGAGCGAAGGAGAACATCAATTCATTACGTTATTAGGCAAATACCGGAAAGCCGGATACACCAGCGAAACTGAGGAAAGTATGCGCAATGGCCGCAGAGTAATCGCCATCTATGTCGAATATAAACGAATAATTCCCGGCATTATTCACGATACATCCACCACTGGTAAAACAGTTTATTTAGAGGCTGAGCAACTTATTCCCATTAACAATGCCATTACCGGACTTGAAGAAGAAGAGCGCCACGAAATTCAACGTATACTGAAATCGTTAACAAAAGAACTACAGGGATACCGTTACCGGATTAATGAATATTACAACATTTTGCTTCAGTTTGATTTTATACAAGCCAAAGCACGCTATGCAACGGATATTAATGCCTCATTACCAGTTATAGTTAATGACCCGCAGATAGATGTAAAACAAGCGGTGCATCCCCTGCTCTACTGGCAAAATAAAAAAATAAAAAAACAAACCATTCCATTTTCATTATATCTGAAAAACAAAAACCGGATACTGGTGATAAGCGGTCCAAATGCAGGTGGCAAAACGGTTTGCATGAAAACTGTTGCCTTGTTGCAATTGATGCTGCAAAGTGGTTTCTTAGTAAGTTGTGAACCCGAAAGCACCTTTGGCATTTTTTCGAAGTTAATGATAGACATTGGCGATTCGCAAAGTATTGAGTACGAATTGAGCACCTACTCATCCCGACTACAAAAGATGCGCGACTTTTTGCAGTATGCCGATGCTGGAAGTTTATTCATTATTGATGAATTGGGGACTGGCACCGACCCGCAACTTGGTGGTGCACTTGCCGAAGCCATTTTGGAAAAACTAAATGAATACAAATGCATTGGTATAGTTACCACCCATTTTTTAAACCTTAAAATACTGGCAGATAAAACCGAAGGATTAATTAATGGTAACATGTTGTTTGACCCAGAAAAACTTGAGCCACGATACAAACTTACAGTAGGAAAACCCGGCAGCAGTTATACCTTTTTGGTAGCTGAACGAAGCGGGCTCGACAAAATTATTATCGAAAATGCTCGAAAAAAAATTCCAAAGCAAAATGTCTTGCTCGAAAATATGCTTCGAGAAGTAGAAGAGCAAAAAAACTATGTTGACCGTAAGGCCAAAGAAATATCTGATGCAGAAAAGGCATTGGACGAGTTGTTGGAGAAATACAACAAACTGCTTGAGCAGGGCGAAACCGGACGCAAACAATTTGAACAACGAATTAAGGAAGCTGAATTAACGTTGGTAAAAAAATTTGATGCCCTAATCGTAAAGTTTGTTAACGAATGGAAAAGCACTAAAGATAAAAAGGCTGTATTACAAAAGTATCAGCGACTATTTGGGCAGCAAAAAACTGAAATCAAAAAAACCGAAACCAAAGCCGAAGCAGTTTTAAATAAAAAATATTTGGACATGCTGAAGCCCGGGCTAAGGGTTTTGCTTAAAGGAGGAAGAGTGGCAGGGACAATTGAATCGATGGAAGGTAATAAAGTAGTGGTAATATTTAATGGATTTAAAACTTCGTGTCTGGCCCAAAACCTTGTTCCCGAAACAGAGGTTAACGTAAGTGGCAAGGGTAAGAACTAA
- the lptC gene encoding LPS export ABC transporter periplasmic protein LptC, translated as MSLQKLNIYLFWLSLTLLHSCKDDVAKVEISTPIDSLPTETAVDIIIDYNDSSLLKARIASPLMNNYLNREIPYLEMPNGVKMEFFDDSLNVMSTLTANYAIRYEREKKMEARNKVVVINKKGDMLETERLVWDENTSSFYSDKHVKITTGEEIIEGDGLEANEDFTRYKIKKVTGIFAVQK; from the coding sequence ATGAGCCTGCAAAAATTAAATATCTACTTGTTTTGGTTGAGCCTCACTTTACTTCATAGCTGCAAGGACGATGTAGCTAAAGTAGAAATAAGCACCCCAATTGATAGCCTGCCAACTGAGACCGCGGTTGATATTATCATTGACTACAACGACTCTTCGCTGCTTAAAGCACGTATAGCATCACCGTTAATGAATAACTACCTGAATCGCGAAATTCCATACCTTGAAATGCCTAATGGTGTAAAAATGGAATTTTTTGACGACAGCCTCAATGTGATGAGTACACTTACGGCCAATTATGCAATACGCTATGAACGTGAGAAGAAAATGGAAGCCCGAAACAAAGTGGTGGTAATAAATAAGAAAGGTGATATGTTGGAAACCGAAAGGTTGGTTTGGGATGAGAATACATCGAGCTTTTACAGCGATAAGCATGTAAAAATAACCACCGGAGAGGAAATTATTGAAGGAGATGGTTTGGAAGCAAATGAAGATTTTACACGTTATAAAATTAAAAAGGTTACCGGTATATTTGCCGTTCAAAAATAA
- a CDS encoding type III pantothenate kinase yields the protein MHLVIDAGNTHVKLALFNKSGKRYGSIKLIDFDYKLLTNYIQSISKIESTIYCSVRSDDGRFIKFLQSNYPTHVLDIKSRLPFVNKYKTPNTLGKDRIANIAAASQLAGNVLVVDAGTCIKFDLLEKNKSYCGGSIHPGIRMRYKALNHFTGKLPLIEFIPKKINTNKLIGTSTEACLNTGVELAIILEVEAIIARYKQKFPNLITIITGGDLRFFSQQINFTFAARDFTLQGLYQILKLNS from the coding sequence ATGCACTTAGTAATAGATGCCGGCAACACGCATGTAAAATTGGCCTTGTTCAATAAAAGTGGAAAGCGATACGGAAGTATTAAGCTGATTGATTTTGATTATAAGTTACTAACAAACTATATTCAAAGCATATCAAAAATTGAATCAACTATTTATTGCAGCGTCAGATCAGACGATGGCAGGTTTATCAAGTTTCTTCAATCCAACTACCCTACCCATGTATTGGATATTAAGAGTAGACTCCCTTTTGTAAATAAATATAAAACCCCAAACACGCTAGGTAAAGACCGCATAGCAAACATTGCTGCCGCTTCGCAACTTGCAGGCAATGTATTGGTAGTAGATGCTGGCACATGCATCAAATTTGATTTGCTCGAAAAAAACAAGAGCTATTGTGGTGGCTCCATTCATCCCGGAATACGCATGCGGTACAAAGCTTTAAATCATTTTACAGGAAAGTTACCTTTAATTGAATTTATTCCGAAAAAAATAAACACGAACAAATTAATTGGAACCAGCACCGAAGCATGCTTAAATACAGGAGTTGAACTTGCCATTATATTGGAAGTAGAAGCAATAATTGCCAGGTATAAACAGAAATTCCCAAATCTGATAACTATAATAACAGGAGGCGATCTGCGTTTTTTTTCACAGCAAATCAATTTTACATTTGCTGCCCGCGATTTTACATTGCAGGGCTTATATCAAATCTTAAAATTAAACAGTTGA
- a CDS encoding YigZ family protein, producing the protein MLFDETYNTIESSTEGLFRDRGSKFMSYLFPIKTELDFKQSLSEIKEIHAKANHHCYAWRLTPSRALYKINDDGEPTGTAGKPILNQLLSKDLTDCAIIVVRYFGGTLLGVQGLIHAYKEAATDAITSATIINKEITANYTIQFSYELMNEVMRRLKNYNATITSNKMEEDCCLTFTVGRKNENALIDDFQQNYLFNGKLNFLYT; encoded by the coding sequence ATGCTCTTTGACGAAACTTACAATACTATAGAAAGCAGCACAGAAGGCTTGTTTCGAGACCGTGGAAGTAAGTTTATGAGTTATTTGTTCCCTATTAAAACAGAACTTGATTTTAAACAATCACTTAGCGAAATTAAAGAAATACACGCCAAAGCAAATCATCATTGCTATGCATGGAGGTTGACACCTTCAAGAGCCCTGTATAAAATAAATGACGATGGCGAACCAACAGGAACTGCCGGAAAGCCCATACTAAACCAATTACTTAGTAAAGACCTTACAGATTGTGCAATCATTGTGGTTCGATATTTTGGAGGCACTTTGCTGGGCGTGCAGGGCCTCATTCATGCTTACAAAGAAGCTGCAACCGATGCGATTACAAGTGCTACCATTATTAATAAAGAGATTACAGCAAACTACACCATTCAATTTAGCTATGAGCTAATGAATGAAGTAATGCGTAGACTGAAAAATTATAATGCAACTATTACTTCAAATAAAATGGAAGAAGATTGCTGCCTTACTTTTACCGTTGGCCGTAAAAATGAAAACGCCCTGATTGATGACTTTCAGCAGAACTATTTATTTAACGGCAAGCTAAACTTCTTATACACCTAG
- the yidC gene encoding membrane protein insertase YidC has translation MDRNTIIGFVLIIVVLIGYTYYNQPTEEEQEAYRGQQDSIASFAKRKANDSLANQVVVNKVDSNVISSSDSVVADQNLSQFGAFATSSTGQAKDIVIENEKIIVTLTTKGGYVKQVELKNTKTYDGKPLYLYEKDSTATGINFFSENRSINTTDLFFAPQGPGFAVEGNASKTLVLRIDAGNNRSIDYEYSLAGNSYELKYSIRMNNMQSLIAANTSYLEMDWNATLPRLERKAKGERQYSTINYVYSNGENDYLSETEDEKESLNEKIKWISFKQHFFSSILYAEKSFENAQVATYTDFESEDKVRTMKANMRIPYNRKPDESFAMAYYFGPNHYSTLKSFDRDYEKSIQLGWGILGWINRFIVIPVFNWLKNFGLSFGIVILVLTIIIKLILLPLNYRAYLSSAKMRVLQPEVTELQSKFKEEPLKMQQEMMGLYRKAGVSPLGGCWPMLLQMPILFAMLRFFPASFELRQEAFLWARDLSTYDSIFDLGFNIPGYGDHVSLWTILMTLSTLLFTYYNSQQLNTSANPAMKYMMYLMPLIFLGFLNDFPAGLNYYYFLGNIISIATQFLFKGMVNHDAIIAKIEANKKKPQSQKKSGFQERLEKMARERGYQPPKKK, from the coding sequence ATGGACAGGAATACCATCATTGGTTTTGTTTTGATAATTGTTGTACTTATTGGATACACCTATTATAATCAACCTACAGAAGAAGAACAGGAAGCCTATCGCGGGCAGCAGGACTCAATAGCAAGTTTTGCAAAGAGAAAGGCAAATGATAGTTTGGCCAATCAAGTGGTAGTCAATAAGGTTGATTCCAACGTTATATCATCATCTGATAGCGTTGTGGCTGATCAAAACCTTTCTCAATTTGGCGCGTTTGCAACCTCGTCAACAGGTCAAGCCAAAGACATCGTAATCGAAAATGAAAAAATAATTGTTACCTTAACTACCAAAGGTGGATATGTAAAGCAAGTAGAGCTAAAGAATACCAAGACCTATGATGGTAAGCCACTCTACCTGTATGAAAAGGATTCTACAGCTACAGGAATTAATTTTTTTAGCGAGAACAGAAGTATTAATACCACCGATTTGTTTTTTGCACCCCAAGGTCCCGGGTTTGCTGTTGAAGGAAATGCAAGCAAGACCCTGGTTTTGCGAATAGATGCTGGTAATAATCGATCAATCGATTATGAATATTCTCTTGCAGGAAATAGTTATGAATTGAAGTACAGTATCAGGATGAATAACATGCAAAGCCTGATAGCTGCCAACACCTCCTATCTCGAAATGGATTGGAATGCAACGCTGCCGCGCCTTGAGCGCAAAGCCAAAGGAGAGAGGCAGTATTCGACCATCAACTATGTTTACTCAAATGGCGAAAACGATTACCTTTCTGAAACAGAAGACGAAAAAGAAAGCTTGAATGAAAAAATAAAGTGGATTTCGTTTAAGCAGCATTTTTTTTCAAGCATTTTATATGCTGAGAAATCTTTTGAAAATGCGCAAGTTGCAACCTATACTGACTTTGAAAGCGAAGACAAAGTGCGCACGATGAAAGCCAACATGCGTATTCCTTATAACCGCAAGCCAGACGAGTCGTTTGCGATGGCCTATTACTTTGGGCCCAATCATTACAGCACCTTAAAATCATTTGACCGCGATTATGAAAAGTCAATACAACTCGGTTGGGGAATTTTAGGTTGGATAAACCGATTTATTGTAATCCCTGTTTTTAATTGGCTGAAAAATTTTGGCTTAAGTTTTGGCATCGTCATTTTGGTATTAACCATCATTATCAAATTAATATTGCTTCCTCTTAACTACAGAGCATACTTGTCGAGTGCCAAGATGCGAGTATTACAGCCGGAAGTAACCGAGTTGCAAAGTAAGTTTAAAGAAGAGCCATTGAAAATGCAACAGGAAATGATGGGGTTGTATCGCAAAGCCGGTGTAAGTCCATTAGGTGGTTGCTGGCCCATGCTCTTGCAAATGCCCATTCTCTTCGCCATGCTACGGTTTTTTCCTGCTTCGTTCGAGTTAAGACAGGAAGCTTTCTTGTGGGCACGAGATTTATCTACCTATGATAGCATTTTTGATTTAGGATTTAATATACCGGGTTATGGCGATCATGTAAGTTTGTGGACAATACTTATGACACTATCCACTTTATTATTTACCTATTACAATTCGCAACAGCTTAATACCAGTGCCAACCCGGCCATGAAATACATGATGTACCTGATGCCATTAATTTTCCTCGGTTTTTTGAATGACTTTCCTGCAGGGCTTAACTATTATTATTTCCTTGGAAATATTATTTCCATTGCCACCCAGTTTTTGTTTAAGGGTATGGTGAATCATGATGCCATTATTGCTAAAATCGAAGCGAATAAAAAGAAACCGCAATCTCAAAAGAAATCAGGTTTTCAGGAAAGGTTGGAGAAAATGGCTCGCGAAAGAGGGTATCAACCACCAAAGAAAAAATAA
- a CDS encoding MGMT family protein — protein MAEPNPTQYTADTIKFFEAVYQVVKLIPKGRVTSYGAIAKALGTKGSSRIVGWAMNACHSHKDKLPAHRVVNRVGLLTGKHHFGDPAAMQRRLEKEGIKVKNDQVIDFKKIFWDPMIELTL, from the coding sequence ATGGCAGAACCTAATCCTACTCAATATACTGCTGATACGATTAAATTTTTCGAGGCTGTATATCAAGTGGTTAAATTAATTCCGAAAGGAAGGGTAACATCCTATGGGGCAATAGCTAAAGCGCTGGGAACCAAGGGTTCATCGCGAATTGTTGGCTGGGCAATGAATGCCTGTCATTCGCACAAAGACAAATTACCTGCGCACCGGGTTGTTAACCGCGTTGGCCTACTTACAGGCAAACATCACTTTGGAGATCCTGCTGCAATGCAACGAAGGCTTGAAAAAGAAGGTATAAAAGTAAAAAATGATCAGGTTATCGACTTCAAAAAAATATTTTGGGATCCAATGATTGAACTTACCTTGTAA
- the serC gene encoding 3-phosphoserine/phosphohydroxythreonine transaminase — protein MVYNFNAGPSILPPSVLQQAAQAVLNLDNSGLSILEISHRSESFIAIIEEAKQLVRQLMQVPDNYHILFLHGGASLQFTMVPQNLLRHKALFAETGVWAKKAIAEAAMIGEAKIIASSADKNFNYIPPINITENADYLHITSNNTIYGTEFNKFPEVSIPLVCDMSSDILSRSVDVSKFALIYAGAQKNIGTAGVTLVIIRDDMLDYYKPNTPTMLRYKTHTDNASLFNTPSVFAIYVCLLTLRWLQQNGGVAEIEKSNILKASLLYNYLDSCKIFTPIANIADRSLMNVTFTINDAVLENKFISFSIEKNITGIKGHKAAGGFRASLYNALPVGHVEYLIEMMHEFEKAHC, from the coding sequence ATGGTATATAATTTTAATGCAGGCCCAAGTATACTGCCACCATCCGTGCTGCAACAAGCCGCGCAGGCAGTGCTTAATCTTGATAACAGCGGATTATCTATTTTAGAAATCTCACATCGCAGCGAATCCTTCATTGCTATTATTGAAGAAGCAAAACAATTAGTGCGTCAATTAATGCAGGTACCTGACAACTACCATATACTCTTTTTACATGGTGGAGCAAGCTTGCAATTTACCATGGTACCACAAAACCTGTTGCGCCACAAGGCGCTTTTTGCTGAAACTGGTGTTTGGGCAAAGAAGGCAATAGCAGAGGCTGCCATGATTGGCGAAGCAAAAATAATTGCTTCTTCTGCCGATAAGAATTTTAATTATATACCACCAATTAATATTACTGAAAATGCCGATTACCTGCACATAACCAGCAATAACACCATCTATGGTACTGAATTTAATAAATTTCCGGAAGTATCAATTCCATTGGTGTGTGATATGAGCAGCGATATACTCTCTCGCAGCGTTGATGTAAGCAAGTTTGCTTTAATCTATGCAGGAGCACAAAAAAATATAGGCACTGCCGGAGTAACACTTGTAATTATCAGAGATGATATGCTTGATTACTATAAGCCCAATACACCTACCATGCTGCGCTACAAAACGCACACTGACAATGCATCCCTTTTTAATACTCCTTCGGTTTTTGCAATTTACGTTTGTTTACTTACCCTGCGTTGGCTGCAACAAAATGGTGGTGTAGCTGAAATAGAAAAAAGCAACATCCTAAAAGCTTCTCTTCTCTATAATTATTTAGATAGTTGTAAGATATTTACCCCTATTGCCAACATTGCTGACCGCTCATTGATGAATGTAACCTTTACTATAAACGATGCTGTATTGGAAAATAAATTTATTTCCTTTTCCATAGAAAAAAACATTACCGGTATAAAAGGTCATAAAGCGGCAGGTGGCTTCAGGGCTTCTTTGTATAATGCGCTTCCAGTAGGTCATGTTGAGTATTTGATAGAGATGATGCACGAATTTGAAAAAGCACATTGCTAA
- a CDS encoding 4Fe-4S dicluster domain-containing protein: MAIKITDECINCGACEPECPNNAIYEGGAEWRFSDGTNVRGMFAALDGSEIDGTAAQPPKFMDHYYIVTDKCTECVGFHDEPQCASVCPVDCCVDDEDYRESQETLLGKKQRMHG, from the coding sequence ATGGCTATTAAAATAACAGATGAGTGTATAAATTGTGGTGCCTGCGAGCCGGAGTGCCCCAATAATGCTATTTATGAAGGTGGTGCAGAATGGAGATTTAGTGATGGCACCAATGTAAGGGGTATGTTTGCCGCCTTAGATGGCAGCGAAATTGATGGCACAGCAGCGCAACCTCCCAAGTTTATGGATCATTATTACATTGTTACTGATAAATGTACGGAATGTGTTGGGTTTCATGATGAGCCACAATGTGCCTCGGTTTGTCCGGTAGATTGTTGTGTAGATGACGAAGACTATCGCGAAAGTCAGGAAACCTTGCTAGGCAAAAAACAACGTATGCACGGGTAA